The Tenacibaculum jejuense genome includes a window with the following:
- a CDS encoding RidA family protein — protein sequence MTKQLAQNLKKLNLKLPEVSTPGGNYKSVNIRENIAYVAIQFPIHNETYLHLGRLGDEITTDEGYKAMQLCALNVIAQINKKIGFDNVIGLNHIDAYFQSADHWDDSPKVVNGASDLFVNLLEEKGEHSRSIFGVYKLPRNFSVGLTASFTIKS from the coding sequence ATGACAAAACAACTTGCACAAAATCTAAAAAAATTAAATTTAAAACTACCCGAAGTTTCTACTCCTGGTGGGAATTATAAATCTGTTAACATTAGAGAAAATATTGCTTACGTAGCTATACAATTTCCTATACACAATGAAACCTATTTACACCTAGGACGATTAGGAGATGAAATAACAACCGATGAAGGTTATAAAGCAATGCAGTTATGCGCTTTGAATGTCATAGCTCAAATTAATAAAAAAATTGGATTTGATAATGTTATTGGATTAAATCATATCGATGCTTACTTTCAATCTGCAGATCATTGGGATGACTCTCCAAAAGTAGTCAATGGAGCATCTGATCTGTTTGTAAATCTTCTTGAAGAAAAAGGAGAACACTCCAGATCTATTTTTGGAGTTTATAAATTACCTAGAAATTTTAGTGTGGGCTTAACGGCTTCTTTCACCATAAAATCTTAG
- a CDS encoding VOC family protein — MKFLQLKLYTNKLESELLFYSETLGFEIVHQSKNSFSVKVGWSELIFEKSEQKHQYHYCFLIPSNHLYQALEWMEKRTEIITIEENKKTQNFKSWNADSFYFLDASENVVEFIVRHNLKNEETSAFNLSKVIGVNEMGMPTKYVSKINDQLEKELNTKFWKGDIERFGTNGDEDGILLLPNYEIKKHWFPTNSPIKAQPFETIVEHKETIYKLVYQNEVLHTKKLTAE; from the coding sequence ATGAAGTTTCTACAACTCAAACTCTACACAAACAAATTAGAATCTGAACTCTTATTCTATTCAGAAACCTTGGGCTTCGAAATAGTACATCAAAGTAAAAACTCGTTTTCAGTAAAAGTTGGTTGGAGTGAATTAATTTTTGAAAAATCTGAACAAAAACACCAATACCATTATTGTTTTTTAATTCCATCTAATCATTTATATCAAGCCTTAGAATGGATGGAAAAAAGAACTGAAATAATAACTATTGAAGAAAATAAAAAAACACAAAATTTTAAATCTTGGAATGCAGATTCTTTTTATTTCTTAGATGCTAGTGAAAACGTGGTAGAGTTTATTGTTCGTCATAATTTAAAAAATGAAGAAACATCAGCTTTTAACCTTTCAAAAGTGATAGGAGTTAATGAAATGGGAATGCCAACAAAATATGTCTCTAAAATTAATGATCAGTTAGAAAAAGAACTAAATACTAAGTTCTGGAAAGGCGATATCGAAAGATTTGGTACTAACGGAGATGAAGACGGAATTTTATTGCTACCCAATTATGAAATAAAAAAACATTGGTTCCCTACAAATTCTCCTATAAAAGCCCAGCCTTTTGAAACTATAGTTGAGCATAAAGAAACCATTTACAAATTAGTATATCAGAATGAAGTATTACATACAAAAAAACTAACAGCTGAATAA
- a CDS encoding serine hydrolase domain-containing protein, whose protein sequence is MIKHTFILVLFLSFLGCNQVKKQKEQPFQKYHQTIDSLMQVSADRGIFNGNILVTKNDSIVYQKSFGYTDGSQKNKLTEKSIFSPGSIAKEFVAVSIMMLVEQGNLNLEDKISRFNLGLPEWSEKVTVKHLLSFTSGIPQINYETIKNESDILKDLQQLENLLFEPGSDVNYNNNSIFLQKKIIEDITKKTFQDFAKENIIVPLKMKDISFDPGYDYPNRVRCFNVHKENTEESVITKGWIWLSINDLNKWITALHNYKLISKASLEKLLVNQFFENKKCIMGSSNKTFTMHQHGGQFHQFEAAFVSEFKDDLNVILMSNNKNQAFEIILSLYNIMKDKSFTLPKRSIYRQIRSKCHEDIDLGIQYYKELKATELAIYNFESPNELNALGYDLLNSKKINESIGIFKLAISEFPDNANLYDSLGEVYFTDKQYDLSLLNYKKSLVLNSNNANAEKMIKKIHSLVKK, encoded by the coding sequence ATGATTAAACACACTTTTATACTTGTACTTTTTTTATCTTTTTTAGGGTGTAACCAAGTAAAAAAACAAAAAGAACAACCTTTCCAAAAATATCATCAAACTATAGATTCTCTTATGCAGGTTAGTGCTGATAGAGGTATTTTTAACGGTAATATTTTAGTTACCAAGAACGATTCAATTGTATATCAAAAATCATTTGGATACACAGATGGTTCACAAAAAAATAAACTTACAGAGAAATCAATTTTTAGTCCGGGTTCAATTGCAAAAGAATTCGTAGCGGTATCTATCATGATGCTAGTAGAACAAGGCAACTTAAATTTAGAAGACAAAATTTCTAGATTCAACCTAGGATTACCAGAATGGTCTGAGAAAGTAACAGTAAAACATCTTCTAAGTTTTACAAGTGGTATTCCACAAATCAATTATGAAACAATTAAAAATGAATCTGATATTTTAAAGGATTTACAACAGTTAGAAAATTTACTCTTCGAACCCGGATCAGATGTCAACTATAACAATAATAGCATTTTCCTTCAGAAAAAAATTATTGAAGATATTACTAAAAAGACATTTCAGGATTTTGCAAAGGAAAACATTATCGTTCCTTTAAAAATGAAAGATATTAGCTTTGATCCTGGTTATGATTACCCCAACAGAGTTAGATGTTTTAATGTTCACAAAGAAAATACCGAAGAAAGTGTTATTACTAAAGGTTGGATATGGTTATCTATAAACGATTTAAACAAATGGATTACTGCGCTACATAATTATAAACTTATTTCGAAAGCGTCATTAGAAAAATTACTTGTCAATCAATTTTTCGAAAACAAAAAATGTATAATGGGATCGTCTAATAAAACTTTCACAATGCATCAACATGGTGGACAATTTCATCAATTTGAAGCAGCTTTTGTGAGTGAATTTAAAGATGATCTAAATGTGATTTTAATGTCGAATAATAAAAATCAAGCTTTTGAAATTATTCTATCGCTTTATAATATTATGAAAGACAAATCTTTTACTCTACCTAAAAGATCGATCTACAGACAAATCCGAAGCAAATGTCATGAAGACATTGATTTAGGAATTCAGTATTACAAAGAATTAAAGGCTACCGAACTCGCTATCTATAATTTTGAAAGCCCTAATGAGTTAAACGCTTTAGGTTATGATTTATTAAATTCAAAGAAAATAAATGAAAGTATTGGAATATTTAAACTAGCGATTTCAGAATTTCCAGACAATGCTAATTTATATGATAGTTTAGGCGAAGTGTATTTCACAGACAAGCAATATGATTTGTCTTTGTTAAACTATAAAAAATCTCTGGTATTAAATTCTAATAATGCTAACGCAGAAAAAATGATCAAAAAAATTCACTCGCTAGTCAAAAAATAG
- a CDS encoding AAA family ATPase codes for MSELLKSFDSYNEFEKGSYFTLMFDCIASNLSFEIALEESKENIDKVLTLLDLENEDYDLILKNWNTEDSNNADFSLDFPYQFLFKSNTQKCLIWISLQYEKLDVDFLYDCNHAELEQYVINKNHKLRTALGMSRAPTFKVLTKDRAGFDTEDVRTEDISIDIDTNYNSDFKPEYYKITKAIQSKKSGLILLYGKPGTGKTTLIKGIISENNKANFIFVQNEFVNNLLDPDFISFLLRQRNSILIIEDAEKVITSRENLKEESVVSTILQLTDGLFSDYLNIKIICTFNTSLSKIDSALLRKGRIISKYEFKDLEINKTNELLSLLNFAKSDTPLPLAEIYNREDNNYTNLDINKIGF; via the coding sequence ATGTCTGAATTATTAAAATCTTTTGACTCTTATAATGAATTTGAAAAAGGTTCATATTTCACACTAATGTTCGACTGCATAGCTTCAAATTTATCCTTTGAAATTGCTCTAGAAGAATCAAAAGAAAATATAGATAAAGTGTTAACACTTCTTGACCTGGAAAATGAAGATTATGATTTAATTTTAAAAAATTGGAATACTGAAGATTCAAATAACGCTGATTTTAGTTTAGATTTCCCCTATCAATTTTTATTTAAATCTAACACCCAAAAATGCTTAATATGGATTTCTTTACAGTATGAAAAGTTGGATGTAGATTTTCTTTACGATTGTAATCATGCTGAATTAGAACAATATGTTATCAATAAAAACCATAAACTTCGAACTGCTTTAGGAATGTCTAGAGCTCCAACTTTTAAAGTTTTAACAAAAGATAGAGCTGGTTTTGACACTGAAGATGTTAGAACAGAAGACATATCCATTGATATCGATACAAATTACAATTCTGATTTTAAGCCTGAATACTACAAAATCACAAAAGCTATTCAATCAAAAAAATCAGGTTTAATTTTACTCTACGGAAAGCCAGGTACAGGAAAAACAACTTTAATCAAAGGAATTATTTCTGAAAACAATAAAGCTAACTTTATTTTTGTTCAAAATGAATTTGTAAATAACTTACTAGATCCTGATTTTATTTCTTTTTTACTTAGACAGCGAAATTCAATTCTAATTATTGAAGATGCTGAAAAAGTAATTACATCTAGAGAAAACTTAAAAGAAGAATCTGTAGTTTCTACCATTTTACAATTAACGGATGGACTTTTTAGTGATTATTTAAACATTAAAATTATTTGTACCTTCAATACTAGTTTATCAAAAATTGATAGCGCACTCCTTAGAAAAGGTAGAATTATTTCTAAATACGAGTTTAAAGATTTAGAGATCAACAAAACTAATGAGTTACTGAGTCTATTAAATTTTGCAAAATCTGACACTCCTCTTCCTTTAGCTGAAATATACAATCGAGAGGATAACAATTACACTAATTTAGACATAAATAAAATCGGTTTTTAG
- a CDS encoding LOG family protein: protein MNRITVFCASSFGTDKDFESSAKQLGKKLAQENIELVYGGANVGLMGAVADAVLEHEGKVIGVLPNFLKSKEIAHEGLTQLILVDSMHERKAKMNDLCDGIIALPGGFGTLEELFEVLTWRQLGLHKKPIGILNINGFYDSLISFLDHMTEKGVLKKENRELVLISDTVEELLDKMFNY from the coding sequence ATGAATAGAATTACAGTCTTCTGCGCTTCTAGTTTTGGAACTGATAAAGATTTTGAATCTAGTGCCAAACAACTTGGAAAAAAACTTGCTCAAGAAAATATTGAATTAGTTTATGGTGGCGCAAATGTTGGTTTAATGGGAGCTGTTGCAGATGCAGTATTAGAACACGAAGGAAAAGTAATTGGTGTTTTACCCAACTTTTTAAAGTCAAAAGAAATTGCTCATGAAGGATTAACACAACTAATTTTAGTGGATTCTATGCATGAAAGAAAAGCTAAAATGAATGATCTTTGTGATGGTATTATTGCTTTACCTGGCGGATTTGGCACTCTAGAAGAACTTTTTGAAGTACTTACATGGAGACAATTAGGACTTCATAAAAAGCCAATAGGAATATTAAACATTAACGGCTTTTATGATAGTTTAATTTCTTTTTTAGATCATATGACTGAAAAAGGTGTTTTGAAAAAAGAAAATAGAGAACTGGTTTTGATAAGCGACACTGTTGAAGAATTACTCGATAAAATGTTCAATTACTAA